A stretch of Equus caballus isolate H_3958 breed thoroughbred chromosome 11, TB-T2T, whole genome shotgun sequence DNA encodes these proteins:
- the NUFIP2 gene encoding FMR1-interacting protein NUFIP2, translating to MEEKPGQPQPQHHHSHHHPHHHPQQQQQQPHHHHHYYFYNHSHNHHHHHHHQQPHQYLQHGAEGSPKAQPKPLKHEQKHALQQHQETPKKKTGYGELNGNAGDREISLKSLSSDEATNPISRVLNGNQQVVDTNLKQTVKANTFGKAGIKTRNFIQKNSMDKKNGKSYENKSGENQSVDKTDTVAIPNGVVTNNSGYITNGYMGKGADNDGSGSESGYTTPKKRKARRNSAKGCENLNLVQDKIMQQETSVPTLKQGLETFKPDYSEQKGNRVDGSKPIWKYETGPGGTSRGKPAVGDMLRKSSDIKPGVSSKKFDDRPKGKHASAVTSKEDSWTLFKPPPVFPVDNSSAKIVPKISYASKVKENLNKTVQNSSVSPSSSSSSSSSTGETQTQSSSRLSQVPMSALKSVTSASFSNGPVLAGTDAGVYSPGGQPLLTTAANTLTPISSGTDSVLQDMSLTSAAVEQIKSSLFIYPSNMQTVLLSTAQVDLPSQTDQQNLGDIFQNQWGLSFINEPSAGPETVIGKSSDHKVMEVTFQGEYPATLVSQGAEIIPSGTEHPVFPKAYELEKRTSPQVLGSILKSGTISESGALSLEPSHIGDLQKADTSSQGALVFLSKDYEIENQNPLASPTNTLLGSAKEQRYQRGLERNDSWGSFDLRAAIVYHTKEMESVWNLQKQDPKRIITYNEAMDSPDQ from the exons ATGGAGGAGAAGCCCGGCCAGCCACAGCCTCAGCACCATCACAGCCACCACCATCCGCACCATcatccccagcagcagcagcagcagccgcacCACCATCACCATTATTATTTCTACAACCATAGCCacaaccaccatcaccaccaccatcaccagcaGCCTCACCAATACTTGCAGCATGGAGCCGAGGGCAGCCCCAAGGCCCAGCCAAAGCCGCTGAAACATGAGCAGAAACACGCCCTCCAGCAGCACCAGGAAACGCCGAAGAAGAAAACAG GCTATGGCGAACTAAATGGTAATGCTGGAGACAGAGAAATATCTTTAAAGAGCCTGAGTTCTGATGAAGCTACCAACCCTATTTCTAGGGTCCTCAATGGCAACCAACAAGTTGTAGACACTAATCTAAAGCAGACTGTAAAGGCCAACACCTTTGGGAAAGCAGGAATTAAAACCAGGAATTTCATTCAGAAAAACAGTATGGACAAAAAGAATGGGAAGTCTTATGAAAATAAATCTGGAGAGAACCAGTCTGTAGACAAGACTGATACCGTAGCAATTCCAAATGGTGTTGTAACAAATAATTCTGGCTATATTACTAATGGTTATATGGGCAAAGGAGCAGATAATGATGGTAGTGGTTCTGAGAGCGGATATACCACTcctaaaaaaaggaaagctaGGCGCAATAGTGCCAAGGGTTGTGAAAACCTTAATTTAGTGCAGGACAAAATAATGCAACAAGAGACCAGTGTCCCAACCTTAAAACAGGGACTTGAAACTTTCAAGCCTGACTACAGTGAACAAAAGGGAAATCGAGTAGATGGTTCCAAGCCTATTTGGAAGTATGAAACTGGGCCTGGAGGAACAAGTCGAGGAAAACCTGCTGTAGGTGATATGCTGCGGAAAAGCTCTGATATTAAACCTGGTGTGAGCAGCAAAAAGTTTGATGATCGGCCCAAAGGAAAGCATGCTTCTGCTGTTACCTCCAAAGAGGACTCGTGGACCCTATTTAAACCACCCCCAGTTTTTCCAGTGGACAATAGCAGTGCTAAAATAGTTCCTAAAATAAGTTATGCAAGCAAAGTTAAGGAAAACCTCAACAAAACTGTACAGAATTCTTCTGTGTCACCGTCTTCATCTTCATCCTCTTCGTCGTCTACTGGAGAAACTCAGACCCAGTCTTCAAGTCGGTTATCCCAGGTCCCTATGTCAGCACTGAAATCTGTTACTTCGGCCAGCTTTTCTAATGGGCCTGTATTAGCAGGGACTGATGCAGGTGTATATTCTCCAGGGGGTCAGCCACTGCTAACTACTGCTGCTAATACTCTAACACCCATCTCTTCTGGGACTGATTCAGTTCTCCAGGACATGAGTCTGACTTCAGCAGCTGTTGAACAAATTAAGTCTAGCCTTTTTATCTACCCTTCAAATATGCAAACTGTGCTACTGAGCACAGCACAAGTGGATCTACCCTCTCAGACAGATCAGCAAAACCTAGGGGATATCTTCCAGAATCAGTGGGGTTTATCATTTATAAATGAGCCCAGTGCTGGCCCTGAGACTGTTATTGGGAAGTCGTCAGATCATAAAGTGATGGAGGTGACGTTTCAAGGGGAATATCCTGCCACTTTGGTTTCACAGGGTGCTGAAATAATCCCCTCAGGAACTGAGCATCCTGTGTTTCCCAAGGCTTATGAGCTGGAGAAACGGACTAGTCCTCAAGTTCTGGGTAGCATTCTAAAATCCGGGACTATTAGTGAGAGTGGAGCCTTATCCTTGGAACCCAGTCATATAGGTGACCTGCAAAAAGCAGACACCAGTAGTCAAGGTGCTTTAGTGTTTCTCTCAAAGGACTACGAGATAGAAAATCAAAATCCTCTGGCGTCTCCTACGAACACTTTGTTAGGTTCCGCCAAAGAACAGAGATACCAGAGAGGCCTAGAAAGGAATGATAGCTGGGGTTCTTTTGACCTGAGGGCTGCTATTGTATATCACACTAAAG aaatggaaTCAGTTTGGAATTTGCAGAAGCAAG ATCCCAAAAGGATAATCACTTACAATGAAGCCATGGATAGTCCAGATCAATGA